Proteins from a single region of Amycolatopsis sp. CA-230715:
- a CDS encoding N5-glutamine methyltransferase family protein: protein MPRPSLDDLIGAAERTLSDAGIEAARADAEQLAAHALGLPPHARPAPWTKLTETERARFTELVSRRADRIPLGHLLREATLGGVTVAVGPGVFVPRPHSELVLASGLEVLAGRENPVVVDLCTGSAAIALAVAHARPDATVHAVELDPNALEFARRNSAHQASLGDTPIVVHAADVTAPGLLAELTGAVDLVLANPPFVPESERLLPEYGVHHPKLAIFSGADGLHVIRHVVRLAAALLRPDGGLVVEHGHFHGRSVPELLAADAAFGAVSTHDYVDGRPLYTTANRTPQRKEHAA from the coding sequence ATGCCGCGGCCCTCTCTCGACGACCTGATCGGCGCAGCCGAGCGCACGCTCTCCGACGCCGGGATCGAAGCGGCGCGCGCCGACGCCGAACAGCTCGCCGCGCACGCGCTCGGCCTGCCACCCCACGCCAGGCCCGCACCGTGGACCAAGCTCACCGAAACGGAGCGGGCGCGGTTCACCGAACTCGTTTCCCGCCGCGCGGACCGGATCCCGCTCGGGCACCTCCTGCGCGAAGCCACGCTCGGCGGCGTCACGGTCGCCGTCGGACCGGGGGTCTTCGTGCCGCGCCCGCACAGCGAGCTGGTGCTCGCCTCCGGGCTCGAAGTGCTGGCTGGCCGGGAAAACCCGGTCGTGGTGGACCTGTGCACCGGGTCCGCCGCGATCGCGCTCGCGGTCGCGCACGCACGCCCCGACGCCACCGTGCACGCCGTCGAACTCGATCCGAACGCGCTGGAGTTCGCGCGCCGCAACAGCGCGCACCAGGCCTCGCTCGGCGACACCCCGATCGTCGTGCACGCCGCCGACGTCACCGCGCCCGGCCTGCTCGCCGAGCTGACCGGCGCGGTCGATCTCGTGCTGGCCAATCCGCCGTTCGTGCCCGAAAGCGAGCGGCTGCTCCCCGAATACGGCGTCCACCACCCGAAACTGGCCATCTTCAGCGGCGCCGACGGGCTCCACGTCATCCGGCACGTGGTCCGCCTCGCCGCCGCGCTGTTGCGCCCTGACGGCGGCCTCGTCGTCGAACACGGCCACTTCCACGGCCGGTCCGTGCCCGAACTGCTCGCCGCCGACGCCGCCTTCGGCGCGGTGTCCACGCACGACTACGTCGACGGACGTCCGCTGTACACCACCGCGAACCGCACGCCGCAACGGAAGGAGCACGCAGCATGA
- a CDS encoding chorismate mutase family protein: MTATKDTADLESMRAELDGIDRQLLETLARRIECCVEIGEFKRVHKVRMMQPHRIDFVHRRAAAFAEERGIDTTFMRSLYDLIIAETCRVEDLVIAGSEPEGDD, from the coding sequence ATGACCGCGACGAAGGACACGGCCGATCTGGAATCGATGCGCGCGGAACTGGACGGCATCGACCGCCAGCTACTGGAAACCCTGGCCCGCCGCATCGAGTGCTGCGTCGAGATCGGCGAGTTCAAGCGCGTCCACAAGGTGCGGATGATGCAGCCGCACCGCATCGACTTCGTGCACCGCCGCGCCGCCGCCTTCGCCGAGGAACGCGGGATCGACACGACCTTCATGCGCAGCCTCTACGACCTGATCATCGCCGAAACCTGCCGGGTCGAAGACCTCGTCATCGCCGGCTCCGAGCCCGAGGGAGACGACTGA
- the pabB gene encoding aminodeoxychorismate synthase component I, whose product MRTLLIDNYDSFTYNLHQLLGELNGAPPTVVTSDTPWSEVDLAQFDNIVISPGPGRPDCPRDFGISADAILHSGLPVLGVCLGHQGICQLHGARVVHAPYPMHGRVSLVSHTGADLFEGIPSPFEVVRYHSLAATDLPGELEAIAWTDDGVIMGVRHRTKPIWGVQFHPESISSAYGRELLANFRAATARFHALEAAPPVVPAQRRPGGNGHRALVRKLAFEPDAEAAYAELFSASPHSFWLDSSATAEGRARFSMMGDDTGPRAEYLTYRVDENRVRVTRGDSVEEIPGSFFDYLHEQLETRGLPPIPGLPTAFNLGYVGYLGYELKAETGGSAKHTSSSPDAAMVFADRAVVFDHVERTCYLLCLSANDPEPEALAWLDRTQQRLCTLPRAVPSPGPLATGIPDVLSAVTLRHDHDSYLKRIHVCLDEIADGETYEVCLTNVAHTARVEDVFGTYRALRRVSPVPYGALLSFGDVAVLSSSPERFLTVDTDRVVESKPIKGTRPRGRDADEDERLKRDLAAHEKDRAENLMIVDLVRNDMNRVCEVGSVHVPKLFDVETYAQVHQLVSTIRGVLRPDASTVDCVRAAFPGGSMTGAPKLRTMEIIDRLEEGPRGPYSGALGWFALSGASDLSIVIRTIVADGQGTTFGVGGAIVALSDPEDEFEETLVKSRAMVSALEQAAPSVSDKVPT is encoded by the coding sequence ATGCGCACACTGCTGATCGACAACTACGACTCCTTCACCTACAACCTCCACCAGTTGCTCGGCGAACTGAACGGCGCGCCGCCGACCGTGGTCACCAGCGACACCCCGTGGTCCGAAGTGGACCTCGCCCAGTTCGACAACATCGTCATCTCGCCCGGCCCCGGCCGCCCCGACTGCCCCCGCGATTTCGGCATCAGCGCCGACGCGATCCTCCACAGCGGACTGCCGGTCCTCGGTGTCTGCTTAGGACACCAGGGCATCTGCCAGCTGCACGGCGCGCGCGTCGTGCACGCCCCGTATCCCATGCACGGCAGGGTTTCCCTGGTCAGCCACACCGGCGCCGATCTGTTCGAAGGCATCCCGTCGCCGTTCGAAGTGGTCCGCTACCACTCGCTCGCCGCGACCGACCTGCCCGGCGAGCTGGAGGCGATCGCGTGGACCGACGACGGCGTGATCATGGGCGTACGCCACCGCACCAAGCCGATCTGGGGCGTGCAGTTCCACCCCGAGTCGATTTCCTCGGCCTACGGCAGGGAACTGCTCGCCAACTTTCGCGCGGCAACCGCGCGGTTCCACGCACTCGAAGCCGCCCCGCCGGTCGTTCCCGCCCAGCGCCGCCCCGGCGGCAACGGCCACCGTGCGCTGGTGCGCAAGCTCGCCTTCGAACCCGACGCCGAAGCCGCCTACGCCGAGCTGTTTTCCGCTTCACCGCACAGCTTCTGGCTCGACAGCAGCGCCACCGCCGAAGGCAGGGCGCGATTCTCGATGATGGGCGACGACACGGGTCCGCGCGCCGAATACCTGACCTACCGGGTCGACGAGAACCGCGTGCGCGTGACGCGCGGCGACTCCGTCGAGGAAATCCCCGGCTCGTTCTTCGACTACCTGCACGAGCAGCTGGAAACCCGCGGGCTGCCACCGATCCCCGGGCTGCCCACCGCGTTCAACCTCGGCTACGTCGGTTACCTCGGCTACGAGCTGAAGGCCGAAACCGGCGGCTCGGCGAAGCACACGTCCTCCTCGCCCGACGCCGCGATGGTCTTCGCCGACCGCGCCGTGGTGTTCGACCACGTCGAGCGGACCTGCTACCTGCTTTGCCTGTCCGCCAACGATCCCGAACCCGAAGCGCTCGCCTGGCTCGACCGCACGCAGCAGCGGTTGTGCACCCTTCCGCGCGCCGTGCCCTCGCCGGGCCCGCTCGCGACCGGCATCCCGGACGTGCTGTCCGCGGTCACCCTGCGGCACGACCACGACAGCTACCTCAAGCGGATCCACGTCTGCCTCGACGAAATCGCCGACGGCGAAACCTACGAGGTGTGCCTGACCAACGTCGCGCACACCGCGCGCGTCGAGGACGTGTTCGGCACCTACCGCGCGCTGCGCCGGGTCAGCCCGGTGCCCTACGGCGCGCTGCTGTCCTTCGGCGACGTCGCCGTGCTGTCCAGTTCCCCGGAGCGGTTCCTCACCGTGGACACCGACCGGGTCGTCGAGTCGAAGCCGATCAAGGGCACGCGGCCGCGCGGCAGGGACGCCGACGAGGACGAGCGGCTCAAGCGGGACCTGGCGGCGCACGAGAAGGACCGCGCCGAGAACCTGATGATCGTCGACCTGGTGCGCAACGACATGAACCGGGTGTGCGAGGTCGGTTCGGTGCACGTGCCGAAGCTGTTCGACGTCGAGACCTACGCGCAGGTGCACCAGCTGGTGTCGACCATCCGCGGCGTGCTGCGCCCCGATGCGTCCACTGTGGACTGCGTGCGCGCCGCGTTCCCCGGCGGCTCGATGACCGGTGCGCCGAAGCTGCGGACGATGGAGATCATCGACCGGCTCGAAGAGGGCCCGCGCGGCCCGTACTCCGGCGCGCTCGGCTGGTTCGCGCTCAGCGGGGCCAGCGACCTCAGCATCGTCATCCGCACCATCGTCGCCGACGGGCAGGGCACCACGTTCGGGGTCGGTGGGGCAATTGTTGCGCTGTCCGACCCGGAGGACGAGTTCGAGGAAACGCTGGTGAAGTCGCGCGCCATGGTGAGCGCGCTGGAACAGGCAGCACCGTCGGTTTCGGACAAGGTGCCGACATGA
- a CDS encoding prephenate dehydrogenase dimerization domain-containing protein, with amino-acid sequence MSSACVVAGGAGAVGGMLTGLLRDAGAAVTIADPAVSSDILAPSPELAAALAAADVVVLAVPGEVAVAALPVLAPLLRTDALLVETLSVKGPVSAAITAHRPDGPALGVNPMFAPDLAIAGRPIAVVSHRDGPGVAKFLEVFTGARLVPVTAAAHDRLTATAQALTHAAVLAFGSGLAELDVDIEALTALAPPPCATLLSLLARISSGEPEVYWEIQADNPDAAAARAALGRGAEELGRLVETGDRAGFDAGLAGARAALGTALRPAATACAAVFATMPALPATSTSTEMGHR; translated from the coding sequence ATGAGTTCGGCCTGCGTGGTGGCGGGCGGGGCGGGCGCGGTGGGCGGCATGCTCACCGGCCTGCTCCGCGACGCGGGCGCCGCGGTCACGATCGCCGATCCGGCCGTGTCGTCGGACATCCTCGCCCCCTCCCCCGAACTCGCCGCCGCGCTGGCCGCCGCGGACGTGGTGGTACTGGCCGTCCCCGGTGAGGTCGCGGTCGCCGCTTTGCCCGTGCTGGCACCGCTGCTGCGGACCGACGCGCTGCTCGTGGAGACGCTTTCGGTGAAGGGCCCGGTTTCCGCGGCCATCACCGCGCACCGGCCCGATGGGCCCGCGCTCGGCGTCAACCCGATGTTCGCCCCCGATCTGGCGATCGCGGGGCGTCCGATCGCCGTGGTTTCCCACCGCGACGGCCCCGGGGTGGCGAAGTTCCTCGAGGTGTTCACGGGCGCGAGGCTGGTTCCGGTGACCGCGGCCGCGCACGACCGGCTCACCGCGACCGCGCAGGCGCTCACCCACGCGGCGGTGCTCGCCTTCGGCAGCGGCCTCGCGGAATTGGACGTCGACATCGAAGCGCTGACCGCGCTGGCGCCGCCGCCGTGCGCCACCCTGCTGAGCCTGCTCGCCCGGATCTCGTCCGGGGAACCCGAGGTGTACTGGGAAATCCAGGCCGACAACCCGGACGCCGCGGCCGCCCGCGCCGCGCTGGGCCGTGGCGCGGAGGAGCTGGGACGGCTCGTCGAGACCGGCGACCGCGCCGGGTTCGACGCGGGACTGGCGGGCGCCCGCGCCGCGCTCGGCACCGCACTGCGCCCCGCCGCCACGGCCTGCGCGGCCGTGTTCGCCACCATGCCCGCCCTTCCCGCCACGTCCACCAGCACAGAAATGGGGCACCGATGA
- a CDS encoding 3-deoxy-7-phosphoheptulonate synthase, which yields MTLTATAEEITVPTVGGAVSTAPVLTPAQLATQLPCSPAAARTVRAARVSSCRVLDGIDDRLLVVVGPCSVHDVDAALTYAKALRVLADELSDDLLIVMRAYFEKPRTAVGWPGLLTDPRRDGSFAVEDGLRAARALMLEISELGLPVGTEWLSPLTPDYLGDLVSWAAIGARTAESQVHRQLASGLTMPVGMKNGSTGSIAVAADAVRAAAAPHGYLGADTKGSLAIVRTSGNPHCHVVLRGGGGPNYSATDVLATTELLRARGLPERVVIDASHGNSGKDEARQAVVAGEIAAQIAAGGHAIRGIMLESFLVPGRQDADARPHVFGRSITDACLGWDDTIDALRDLAEAVRLRRRT from the coding sequence ATGACACTCACGGCCACCGCAGAGGAGATCACCGTGCCGACCGTCGGCGGGGCGGTCAGCACCGCGCCCGTGCTGACGCCGGCCCAGCTCGCCACCCAGTTGCCGTGCTCGCCCGCCGCGGCGAGAACGGTGCGGGCGGCGCGGGTGAGTTCGTGCCGGGTGCTCGACGGGATCGACGACCGCCTGCTCGTCGTCGTCGGCCCGTGCTCGGTGCACGACGTCGACGCCGCGCTGACGTACGCGAAAGCGCTGCGCGTGCTCGCCGACGAGCTGTCCGACGATCTGCTGATCGTGATGCGCGCGTACTTCGAGAAGCCGCGCACCGCCGTCGGCTGGCCCGGCCTGCTCACCGACCCGCGCCGCGACGGGAGCTTCGCGGTCGAGGACGGCCTTCGCGCCGCGCGGGCACTGATGCTGGAGATCAGCGAACTCGGGCTGCCGGTGGGCACCGAATGGCTGAGCCCGCTGACCCCCGACTACCTCGGCGACCTGGTGTCGTGGGCCGCGATCGGCGCGCGCACCGCGGAAAGCCAGGTGCACCGGCAGCTCGCGAGCGGGCTGACCATGCCGGTCGGCATGAAGAACGGGAGCACCGGCTCGATCGCCGTGGCCGCCGACGCGGTGCGTGCCGCGGCGGCGCCGCACGGATATCTCGGCGCCGACACGAAGGGCTCGCTCGCGATCGTCCGCACGAGCGGCAACCCGCACTGCCACGTGGTGCTCCGCGGTGGCGGCGGCCCGAACTACTCCGCGACCGACGTGCTCGCCACCACCGAACTGCTGCGCGCCCGCGGCCTGCCGGAACGCGTCGTGATCGACGCCAGCCACGGCAACAGCGGCAAGGACGAAGCGCGCCAAGCCGTCGTCGCGGGCGAGATCGCCGCGCAGATCGCCGCCGGTGGCCACGCGATCCGCGGCATCATGCTGGAAAGCTTCCTCGTCCCCGGCAGGCAGGACGCCGACGCGCGCCCGCACGTGTTCGGCCGCAGCATCACCGACGCCTGCCTTGGCTGGGACGACACCATCGACGCCCTGCGCGACCTCGCCGAAGCCGTCCGCCTACGCCGCCGAACCTGA